In Pirellulales bacterium, a single window of DNA contains:
- a CDS encoding SDR family NAD(P)-dependent oxidoreductase, whose product MSASNRPLAVVTGASSGIGLELALYAAKKGYDLIVAADEVEIQKSADDLRASGASVKAVQADLATIEGVDALCAAIEGRPVEVLLANAGRGLGHGFLDQDFGDVRRVIDTNITGTICLIHKIGRDMRSRGNGRILITGSIAGFMPGAYQAVYNGTKAFINSFSFALRAELKDTGVSVTCLMPGGTDTKFFERADMLDTKIGTSEKDDPAKVAEIGFEAMLRGEGDIVSGWKNKIQSAIANVTPAERLAEKHRKIAEPGTARK is encoded by the coding sequence ATGTCGGCAAGCAATCGTCCGTTAGCTGTCGTCACAGGAGCATCGAGTGGTATCGGTCTGGAATTGGCTCTCTACGCCGCGAAGAAGGGTTACGATCTCATCGTCGCCGCCGATGAAGTCGAAATCCAAAAGAGCGCGGACGATCTGAGAGCGTCGGGCGCATCAGTCAAAGCGGTCCAGGCCGATTTGGCGACCATTGAAGGCGTCGACGCTCTCTGCGCGGCGATCGAAGGAAGACCGGTCGAAGTGCTGCTGGCGAATGCCGGGCGCGGGTTAGGTCATGGATTTCTCGACCAGGATTTTGGCGATGTTCGCCGCGTGATCGATACTAACATCACCGGTACCATCTGCTTGATTCACAAGATCGGCCGCGACATGCGCAGCCGCGGCAACGGTCGAATTCTCATCACCGGCTCGATTGCCGGCTTCATGCCAGGCGCCTATCAGGCAGTTTACAACGGCACCAAAGCTTTCATCAATTCCTTTTCTTTCGCGCTCCGAGCGGAGTTGAAAGATACCGGAGTGTCAGTCACCTGCCTGATGCCGGGAGGAACGGATACGAAGTTTTTCGAACGCGCCGACATGCTTGATACGAAGATCGGCACGAGCGAGAAGGACGATCCGGCGAAGGTCGCCGAAATCGGCTTCGAAGCGATGTTGCGCGGCGAAGGCGACATCGTCTCCGGCTGGAAAAACAAGATTCAATCCGCGATAGCCAACGTCACACCCGCCGAACGCTTGGCTGAGAAACACCGTAAAATCGCCGAACCCGGAACGGCGAGAAAATGA
- a CDS encoding SDR family oxidoreductase → MRSRTVRRSRSFVGQSIVITGGSRGLGLEMARRWASEGARITICGRSEESLRRAVERLKRFGGDAMGVVCDVRRREQVETFVETVVREFGGIDVLVNNAGVIQAGPIECMTLDDFETAMATHFWGPLYMIRAALPYLTASRRAGIVNIASIGGEISVPHLVPYSASKFALVALSDGLAAELRQFGIRVTTVCPGLMRTGSHRNALFKGRHRAEFAWFSISDSLPVISMNSTRAAHQIIEACRNGRPHVRLTLPAKLAVPLVAAAPSLAITVFRMVNRLLPSPIRPSPLAHTGAQSASLLSPSILTTLSDSAAVRNNE, encoded by the coding sequence ATGCGGTCGCGAACGGTTAGACGTTCGCGAAGTTTTGTCGGACAGAGCATAGTCATTACCGGCGGCTCGCGTGGGCTTGGGCTGGAGATGGCTCGACGCTGGGCGAGCGAGGGTGCTCGAATCACCATTTGTGGCCGCTCGGAGGAAAGCCTGCGACGCGCCGTGGAACGATTGAAGCGATTCGGCGGCGACGCGATGGGAGTAGTGTGCGATGTGAGGCGACGCGAGCAAGTGGAGACGTTCGTCGAAACGGTGGTTCGAGAGTTCGGCGGCATCGACGTCTTGGTCAACAACGCAGGCGTCATTCAAGCGGGACCGATTGAATGCATGACGCTCGACGACTTCGAAACCGCGATGGCGACGCATTTTTGGGGTCCACTCTACATGATCCGAGCGGCATTGCCCTATCTGACCGCGAGCCGTCGAGCGGGCATTGTCAATATCGCTTCGATCGGCGGCGAAATTTCGGTGCCGCATCTTGTGCCATATAGCGCGAGCAAGTTTGCGTTGGTTGCCCTCTCTGACGGATTGGCTGCCGAATTGAGGCAATTTGGAATTCGCGTGACCACCGTTTGTCCAGGATTGATGCGTACGGGCAGCCACCGCAACGCCCTGTTCAAAGGGCGTCATCGCGCGGAATTTGCATGGTTCAGCATCAGCGACTCGCTGCCTGTCATCTCGATGAATTCGACTCGAGCGGCGCATCAAATCATCGAGGCGTGCCGCAACGGCCGACCCCACGTGCGGCTCACGTTGCCCGCAAAACTGGCCGTCCCGCTGGTGGCTGCGGCGCCGAGTCTGGCGATTACGGTTTTCAGAATGGTAAATCGGCTATTGCCATCTCCCATACGACCGAGCCCTCTGGCACACACCGGCGCGCAAAGCGCATCGCTTCTATCGCCGTCGATACTGACGACGCTCAGCGATTCGGCCGCGGTGAGGAATAACGAATAG